In Morganella morganii, the following are encoded in one genomic region:
- the phoC gene encoding acid phosphatase PhoC — MKKNIIAGCLFSLFSLSALAAIPAGNDATTKPDLYYLKNEQAIDSLKLLPPPPEVGSIQFLNDQAMYEKGRMLRNTERGKQAQADADLAAGGVATAFSGAFGYPITEKDSPELYKLLTNMIEDAGDLATRSAKEHYMRIRPFAFYGTETCNTKDQKKLSTNGSYPSGHTSIGWATALVLAEVNPANQDAILERGYQLGQSRVICGYHWQSDVDAARIVGSAAVATLHSDPAFQAQLAKAKQEFAQKSQK; from the coding sequence ATGAAGAAGAATATTATCGCCGGTTGTCTGTTCTCACTGTTTTCCCTTTCCGCACTGGCCGCGATCCCGGCAGGCAACGATGCCACCACCAAGCCGGATTTATATTATCTGAAAAATGAACAGGCTATCGACAGCCTGAAACTGTTACCGCCACCGCCGGAAGTCGGCAGTATTCAGTTTTTAAATGATCAGGCAATGTATGAGAAAGGCCGTATGCTGCGCAATACCGAGCGCGGAAAACAGGCACAGGCAGATGCTGACCTGGCCGCAGGGGGGGTGGCAACCGCATTTTCAGGGGCATTCGGCTATCCGATAACCGAAAAAGACTCTCCGGAGCTGTATAAACTGCTGACCAATATGATTGAGGATGCCGGTGACCTTGCCACCCGCTCCGCCAAAGAACATTACATGCGCATCCGTCCGTTTGCGTTTTACGGCACAGAAACCTGTAATACCAAAGATCAGAAAAAACTCTCCACCAACGGATCTTACCCGTCAGGTCATACGTCTATCGGCTGGGCAACGGCATTAGTGCTGGCGGAAGTGAACCCGGCAAATCAGGATGCGATTCTGGAACGGGGTTATCAGCTCGGACAGAGCCGGGTGATTTGCGGCTATCACTGGCAGAGTGATGTGGATGCCGCGCGGATTGTCGGTTCAGCCGCTGTCGCGACATTACATTCCGATCCGGCATTTCAGGCGCAGTTAGCGAAAGCCAAACAGGAATTTGCACAAAAATCACAGAAATAA